A window of the Streptomyces sp. NBC_00250 genome harbors these coding sequences:
- the yczR gene encoding aminotransferase-like domain-containing protein: MARIASTRLSRLLTGWSSEGPGPLPRRLADALRELAGRGDVAGGTVLPSQRELALVLGVSRSTVTAAYGLLESEGWLESVRGSGSRLRGSGTVDGYVTEGRLVSFDARSRAAATAGTADLSSGALPGLGTVGDAVGALTRGDLGTLLEDDGYHPYGIPALREGIAAYYRAAGVPTEAGQILVTSGSQQAVWLVAQALVEPGDTVVVENPTYRGALEALRARGARLVPVGGDGPGGGTEGADVAALRRLCAHARPRLVYLQPTAHNPTGRSLDGAARREWQRVLAEQELFTVEDTACAELALGDGDAGRGTALSAGTVPDEATPVPLVAGLPLGSSVTVGTLSKLFWGGLRVGWVRSSPQVVARLAKIKTSVDLSCSVVDQLVAVRLLATLPEARARRRAALRGQRDAAEALLLAEAPHWEWTRPAGGPALWVRVPGTDTETLAQLARRHGVSVVPGSAFSPVDGFRDRLRLPYAHGTDALAAALPTLLECAERAAG, translated from the coding sequence ATGGCCCGGATTGCTTCGACCCGTTTGTCCCGACTCCTCACCGGCTGGTCCTCGGAGGGGCCGGGACCGCTGCCACGGCGGCTCGCGGACGCGCTGCGGGAGCTGGCCGGGCGCGGCGACGTGGCGGGCGGCACCGTACTGCCCTCGCAGCGCGAACTGGCCCTGGTCCTGGGCGTGAGCCGGTCCACGGTGACGGCCGCGTACGGCCTCCTGGAGAGCGAGGGATGGCTGGAGAGCGTACGGGGCAGCGGCTCCCGGCTGCGGGGCTCGGGCACGGTCGACGGGTACGTGACGGAGGGGCGGCTGGTCAGCTTCGACGCCCGGTCGCGTGCCGCCGCCACCGCCGGCACGGCGGACCTGTCGAGCGGGGCGCTGCCGGGGCTCGGCACGGTCGGGGACGCGGTGGGGGCGCTGACCCGCGGGGACCTCGGCACGCTCCTCGAGGACGACGGCTACCACCCGTACGGGATCCCGGCTTTGCGGGAGGGGATCGCCGCGTACTACCGGGCGGCGGGGGTGCCGACGGAGGCGGGGCAGATCCTGGTGACCTCGGGTTCGCAGCAGGCGGTGTGGCTGGTGGCGCAGGCCCTGGTCGAACCGGGCGACACGGTGGTCGTGGAGAACCCCACGTACCGGGGCGCCCTGGAGGCGCTCCGCGCGCGTGGCGCCCGACTGGTCCCGGTGGGCGGGGACGGTCCGGGCGGCGGTACGGAAGGGGCCGACGTGGCGGCGCTGCGGCGGCTGTGCGCCCATGCGCGGCCGCGGCTCGTGTACCTCCAGCCGACGGCCCACAACCCGACAGGGCGCAGCCTGGACGGTGCGGCGCGCCGGGAGTGGCAGCGGGTGCTCGCGGAACAGGAGCTGTTCACGGTCGAGGACACGGCGTGCGCGGAACTCGCCCTGGGGGACGGGGATGCCGGTCGCGGAACGGCCCTGTCGGCCGGGACCGTGCCGGACGAGGCCACCCCGGTGCCACTGGTGGCCGGGCTGCCCCTGGGGTCGTCGGTGACCGTCGGCACGCTCTCGAAGCTGTTCTGGGGCGGCCTGCGGGTGGGCTGGGTCCGTTCCTCGCCGCAAGTGGTGGCCCGGCTGGCGAAGATCAAGACCTCGGTGGACCTGTCCTGCTCGGTCGTGGACCAGCTCGTCGCCGTCCGTCTGCTGGCCACGTTGCCGGAGGCACGCGCGCGACGCCGGGCCGCACTGCGGGGGCAGCGGGACGCGGCCGAGGCGCTCCTGCTGGCCGAGGCCCCGCACTGGGAGTGGACACGCCCGGCGGGAGGCCCCGCCCTCTGGGTACGGGTCCCCGGCACCGACACGGAGACGCTGGCCCAGCTGGCGCGGCGTCACGGGGTGTCGGTGGTGCCGGGGTCGGCCTTCTCGCCGGTGGACGGCTTCCGGGACCGGCTCCGACTGCCGTACGCACACGGCACGGACGCGCTGGCGGCCGCGCTCCCGACCCTCCTGGAGTGCGCGGAGCGCGCGGCGGGCTGA
- a CDS encoding AraC family transcriptional regulator, which yields MVARQEVSAWRPHVPGVVEVFHARFTEHSYPMHVHDVWTLLIVDDGVVRYDLNRREHGTPGDTVSLLPPQVPHNGSPATPHGFRKRVLYLDLTQLDESFIGAAVDGPDLVDPLLRRRVGQLHAALADRGGELEAQSRLALIRERLRTHLRPGPVTRARPADPGVARSLRELLDERLVQGVTLDEAARLLHAHPTHLVRAFSGAFGIAPHQYLTARRLDRARRLLLDGQPAGEVAAATGFYDQSHLSRSFKRLVGTTPGRFARRPEESAPVS from the coding sequence ATGGTGGCCAGGCAGGAGGTTTCGGCGTGGCGCCCGCACGTCCCGGGAGTGGTGGAGGTGTTCCACGCCCGCTTCACGGAGCACTCGTACCCGATGCACGTCCACGACGTGTGGACCCTGCTGATCGTCGACGACGGCGTCGTCCGCTACGACCTGAACCGGCGTGAGCACGGCACTCCGGGCGACACGGTGTCCCTGCTCCCACCGCAGGTGCCGCACAACGGCTCGCCCGCCACGCCTCACGGGTTCCGCAAGCGGGTCCTCTATCTGGACCTGACCCAGCTGGACGAGAGCTTCATCGGCGCCGCGGTAGACGGGCCCGACCTCGTCGATCCGCTGCTGCGGCGACGCGTGGGACAGCTGCACGCCGCGCTCGCGGACCGGGGCGGCGAACTGGAGGCGCAGAGCCGTCTCGCCCTCATCCGCGAACGGCTGCGCACCCACCTGAGGCCCGGTCCGGTGACGCGCGCGCGACCGGCCGATCCCGGCGTGGCCCGGAGTCTGCGCGAGCTGCTCGACGAACGGCTGGTCCAGGGGGTGACCCTGGACGAGGCCGCACGGCTCCTGCACGCCCATCCCACCCATCTGGTACGGGCGTTCAGCGGCGCCTTCGGTATCGCCCCGCACCAGTACCTGACCGCCCGGCGGCTCGACCGTGCCCGGCGTCTGCTCCTCGACGGGCAGCCGGCGGGGGAAGTGGCGGCGGCGACCGGCTTCTACGACCAGTCGCATCTGAGCCGCTCGTTCAAGCGGCTCGTGGGAACGACCCCGGGGCGCTTCGCCCGGCGGCCCGAGGAATCGGCGCCGGTGTCGTGA
- a CDS encoding DUF2000 domain-containing protein — MTTTDTTPVRFDTKIAVLLREDLETWQRLNVTAFLVSGLGSVAPEVIGEPYADADDTPYLPMFRQPVLVFEGSAETLTAAHARVLSRSLPRALFTTDLFATGNDRDNRAAVRAVGRDRLDLAGLAVYGPRNAVDKVLKGARMHP, encoded by the coding sequence ATGACGACCACCGACACCACACCCGTACGCTTCGACACCAAGATCGCCGTACTCCTGCGGGAGGACCTGGAGACCTGGCAGCGGCTGAACGTCACCGCGTTCCTGGTCAGCGGCCTCGGCTCCGTGGCGCCCGAGGTGATCGGCGAACCGTACGCCGACGCCGACGACACCCCGTACCTGCCGATGTTCCGCCAGCCCGTCCTGGTCTTCGAGGGCTCTGCCGAGACGCTGACCGCCGCCCACGCGCGCGTGCTCTCCCGCTCGCTCCCGAGGGCACTCTTCACGACCGATCTCTTCGCCACCGGCAACGACCGGGACAACCGCGCGGCGGTACGGGCCGTCGGGAGGGACCGGCTGGATCTCGCGGGTCTCGCCGTGTACGGGCCGCGCAACGCGGTCGACAAGGTGCTCAAGGGCGCCCGGATGCACCCCTGA